A stretch of DNA from Pan troglodytes isolate AG18354 chromosome 21, NHGRI_mPanTro3-v2.0_pri, whole genome shotgun sequence:
TGGGTGATGTGTATACAGAGGTTCCatctatttttgtgtatgttcaaaattcttaataaaacattCAGGAATAGAGAGGGGAAGATGCCAAGAATGCACCTGGAAAAAACCACCACCAATGGCACTCTCCAAGTATCACTGAGCCAGCTGCTCAAACTGGCCTCTCTACTCACCTTGTTCTGTTTCAGAGCACTTTTCTCTTTCATGTGGGGACAATCTTTCCCAGTGACAATGGCCTTAATGTCTGCAACAGGAACTGATAAATGATGGGAATTAGTCTCTGGAAGTTCATGCTGCAAGCTGGTCAGTGCCTACATCAGTGCTGGAAGGGAGGTACTGGGGCAGATGCATAGAAAGCCTCAGCCCCAAACTCCAAGGGCTGCTGTATGAGCTCAGTgagggtggtggggagggtggCCTTGTACTGTTCCCTCCTTGGTCACTCCTGTAGACCACAGCCCAGTGAGGCTGTGTCAAAGCTAACTGAGGGTCACTTCAGGGCTCTTGGATTTATATCCCCAAGGAACAGGACTTTGGTgactcccttcccctctccttcacAATAATGGCGATGATGATGCCATCATCGCCAACAGCAGTGGCAGCTGCTAACAGTTATGCTGACTACCTGCCAACCactcttctaagtgctttgcatacATTACTCATGCAATCCTCTTAGGAGGAAAGTGTGgctattattcccactttacaggaGAAGAAACCAAGGCAGAGGGGAGAACTAACTTGCAATTAATTAGAATTCAAGTTAATTAGGagcaaagccaggatttgaatgtGGGCAGTCTGGCTTCACAGCTTCTCCTCTTAACTACTGCCTTTCGACTTAGTCATGTACCACCCTTTACAATCTACACAATACATTCACACCTGTGAACTCATTGTTTCTCCAAACCACCCCACCGAGTAGGCCAGGTAGAGGAAATCGctgacagataaggaaacaggtcCAGAGAGGTTAACAGGTACAAGCCCAGATGATCAGCTACAAACAGCTGGACTAGAACTCCTGTCTCCTGACAAGTCCAGCGACCATGACACATCAACAGAGAAATGAACCTACTTTTCTCCTGCAGggattcaaatgtcacctcccctTGTGGGTTGTCATCCAAGTCACCATAGTGAAGGACCTTGTGGTTCAGTGCCAACCGGCAGTACCAGAACCGTTCTGGAACACAAGGGAAGCCAAACAGGTGAGCAACGACAGTATTGGGAAAGGCCTGGGCACAAAAGGGGCCATCCAGGCAGGCTCTTCCCGGCACCAAGAATTGCCCCGTCTCCTCTCACCTTGCCTTCGGCGGTTCCCAATCTTTCGGAAGCTGCTGCCCTCACAGAGCCGGTTCAGGCGCTGCTGCTTGATCAGCTCAAGGATCTCGGGCTGGATCTTCTCCCTCAGCTCCCTGGGGCGGACACACACTGGAGTGAGCGGAAGGTCATGGGGACAGTGGAGCTCTGGAAGGAAAGCAGAGCTGGCAGCCACCTCCCCCGCCAGCCTCCCCTGAGATGGAACTTACACAATTGGCGGGGACTGGAAGTCATCCTGACTCATCCTCTCAGACTGGCGCAGTCGTAGAATCTCAGAGTAACTCAGGCTACGCAATTTGCTCTTGAACTGATCCAAAGAGTTGGGTTTGGAGGGCAAAGCTCGAGTGATTTGCTCTCGGACGACTTGCATAACCTAAGAGGAGAAGAACCCAGCCAACTCACACCACTACTCTTGAGAAATGGACAGGCCTATTATGGAGCACCAAGGCTCTTTCCTGCCCCAGGGTCTTGAGCAGGGCAGGCACTACAGACATCTGCTGGGTGAGTAAGGTATACCTTCTTAGACGGTTATTCAGGTCACATGACTGACACTGATAGATGCTTTATTTCCCATATATTTCAATTGGTCAATGGTGTGGGGGAAATGAGCATGGATTTTTGTAGTCAGAAAGAAGTGGGTTCACATCTTGACTCTGTCCCTTcagcaagtcacttaacatcCTTAGGTGTGCATCTACTCATCTCTAAACCGAGAGAAAGGAAGACACATCTCCTGATAGGTGTTGCCATAAAGAATATGAGATACCAGCCGGTTGCAGTAGctcatgctttgggaggctgaggcaggcggatcacctgaggtcaggagtttgagaccagcctggccaacatggtaaaaattacaaaaattagccaggtgtggtggctcacgcctgtagtcccagctactcaggaagctgaagtagaaggatcacttcaacctcagaggtggaggttgcagtgagccgagacagtgccactgcactccagcctgggtgacaagagtgaaactctgtctcaaacaaacaaacaaacaaacaaacaaacaaaagaatagaaaggcaagcgcagtgcctggcatgctgtggtgttttaaaaaaaatgcattggtCCCCTTAAAACAACTATTAAAGAAAACAACAGGATACCACACTGCATGCGCAGTATGATCTTGCTAATGAAGGAAAAACCTGTAGGGGATAAAAAAGActagaggaaaacaaaaatgtttgtcACTGGATGGTGTAAATACAGgtaactttttattctttatactttCCAAATTTTTTATGATGAGATGATCAACTTCAAAACACTTGATCCCTAGATGATCAGCTTTTGAGGGCCTGGCACAACAGTGCTCTGCATAGAGTGAGGACTGAAAGCACCGAGGGATAACTATCGATTAAGTACCCAGGGTGTGCACATCATGCCAGTCCACTCTTCTCTAACCTTCCCAGTTCACAAAACTACAGCAGTACCtgcacagtaagcactcaataaaccaCAGTGAGTCTTCTAATGCTTATCCTCCTGACCTCTCTGGAGGACGGGAGGGACAGGTGCTAACTTCAATGGACAAATGAGGGCCTACGGCACCAAGTGGAAGACAAGCTCAAGGTCACAGAGGGAGCAACAACCAGATGGGGCTGAGGCTCCCCAATGCCTCAGTCTTGTGACACAGTTCTGCAGACCAAGCTGCTTTTCCAGCTCGGATTCTCCAGGTGCCAGCCAGCTGTCAAAGGCTGTCGTGTGATGGTCTCCTCCCGTGGGCCTCAGAGCAGCCCGGAGACACTGACCTTGTTGAAGTCCTCTGCTGTTGCCCTCATCTCCTTCCAGGTCTTGTTCAACAGCTGGATGCAGATTCCAAAGAGCTCTTCAAAGGCTCGGTCATGGGTAAAGAACATCGGGTGGTAGTCATTGCGTCCTTCATTTGCTGTGGAAGTGAAAAAACAGGGAGAAGATGAAGCCTCTGTCCACAAGGGCCTGGGAGCTCATGTCTGGAAACTTTGCACCAAAGTCCCGAGGAACAACAGCAGCCCAAGGCGCGCAGTTAACAGGGAGTGTGGGATGGGCGTTTCTCACTTCCTTAGCTTTCTTCTCCAGGGTGCATTTTCTTGCCTTCCCTCTACCCTGTTACAGACTCAGCCAGCCCTTACCCACAGGCATGGGGTAGCTTTGGAATATGATTCAAATTGCCAGTTCAAACAAAGCAACAACCATGATTCCCATAAATAAGGATAAGATGGAATTATCAGCTGATGcagtgatttaaaacaaaaaacaaaattaaaaacccacCTAAGGTTGTCTAGTCCcactgacatcttttttttttttttttttaagatagagtctcactctgtcgcccaggctggaatgcagtggcatgactatgctcactatagccttgacctcctgacacagtgatcctcctacctcagcttcctgagtagttgggaccagaGGCATGCACTACcagttggctaatttttggttttgtttttttttttttttttttttagagatggggtctcactatgttgcccagactggttttggactcctgggctcaagtgatcctcctgcctcagtctcccaaagtgctgagattacaggtgtgaaccaccacgcccgaccccaCTGACCTGTAACTGTTTATAATTTCAAGTCTCACTGAGCTCTTGATGACAAGGAATGGCTGAAGAAGAGGGAGCTGCAGAGACTTACGTAGTTCCCCAACCTGCAGTATTTCACAGAGCATTTTGGTGAGCTCAATGGCACTGCGGCCAAAGGGGCATTCATGTTTGTCTTCCCGGCTACTGTTCTCCAAGACAATCTGTCgggggaagagaaagggaggatTAGGGAGAtgaaggaggaaggcaggagatGTGGCACCAGGACTGAGAAGGCCAGCTCCCCTGCCTTTACCCGGATGTAGGTGTCCTGGTGGACTTTAGCCAAGTACAGCATGTTGTCCAAGGCCAGCATTCCAGGAGGAGTCTGGGTAAAGTCCATGGCTGGATTGATGTGGTTCTAGAGAAATAAAGACACCCAATTTGAGATGCGGCAGTCTCCGTGTGTGCAGGGACCTGAGGGGATGCCCTCTCGCCTCTCCTCTTGATGCTGCTACCACTCAGCACCCACCTCTGTCCTAGCTCTTTTCacacccatcaccaccactgAACTGTGAGCTCTTGAGTGCTGGACGGTGGCTGCCTCACCATGCATCCCAGAACCTACTTCACATGCTGCTGCACACTGAGTAGGTACGCAAGAAATACTTCTTCCAGTTAACCCCATCCTCAAGCCCTACTCTATCACAAAATATTCACACTAGGTTTGCAAAGAACCTAGCAGTTTGGGTAAGAGGACAGGTCCCCTCTCTACCCACTCTAGCTGACCGCAACCCCCCTACAGATGGATTCGTTTCACAGGACCAAACTTTGCACATAAAGTCACAGACTCACCatcaacaaagcaaagcaaagcaagcaTTAAAGCTCCACCAGCTTCCTAACTGTCATCTATTCCAGGGCCACCATGGGGTTGGTTGTCAGTGCTCTGTCTGGGTGGGACCATTGACTTCCCATCAGGGGAGAGGGCCTACCACCGTCTATGCTCTGAGATACTTACggtaaatcccagcattttgtagTCCTTTGTGTACATGGCTTTGCGTTTTTCGGTCCCACTCCCAGGGGCATTGCTAGGATCAGACTCTGCGTCAAATGCAATCCTCCTCAGTTCAAATATGATGTCCCTTTGAGCCTGCGAGGTGAAACAGTCAGTCAGCAGGTGAATCGGCTAACCAAGGGagcaaggaaaagaaacagtGGGTCAGGCTTTTCTGGGCCAAACTTTGGCCCCAATCAATCCCTTAGGAAGCATCACCTCTACCACAGCAGGACAGAAATGGGCTTGGCTCATGGTGCAGATCATGCTAGATTTTCTAGGGCAGATGCAAACTACTTCTGCAGACAAAgaccaagcacagtgcctggcacatagactAAGGCTGGACTGCACCACAGCCATGAGAAAACAGCTGCTCCACTTAGCACCCACCTGGTCATTGGGGTCCATCTTGGTCATCATCCTTTCTTCCAGAAGGTTAAAGGTTAGGACTTGAAGGACATACAGCTGATGGGCCATCTCAGTTTTGATGGGGCGGTTCCCTCGGATCACATGCTAGAAAAAGCACAGGCAGGGAGCAGGGGACTGAACTGATCTCTTTTAATGAAGGGCCACATCCATGCTAAGGAAAAGGAATGTATGTTGGGAAGGGAACAGAGCTTTCCTCCCACACACGAGGACTTCATATTCTAGAAGGCGATGGAGCATGAATGGGCTTGGTTCAGGCAGAGATGACTCACTGCAGGCCTGAAAGGCGCCATCCCTTCCTCTGCATTCCCCTGGGCAGGGGAAGTAGAGTGAAGGCAGGGGCTATACCCAACCACACCAGAAATGGGGGAGGCTACTCCATCAAGGCTATGATACAGAACATTGGGGGCTGGACCTTCCTCCAATCAGGCATTTCACAGGCCTACTAAATGCAAAACAATAGATGGTGTGCATGGAGGCAGAGTTGTTTTtcccttagaaaaataaaatgttttggatGGCTTCACCCAGCAGAGAGGCTTTGGGAAAGGCCATTTTCTTTCAATGATACTGAGATAGCAACACAAAGGAGGAACAGTTCactctcccaccagctccctcccacggccctctccttccttccttcctctcacttgtcctctcctctctcctatCACTCTGTCCCTGCTCCCTGTGCCGCCCACACCATGTCCCTCTCCCTCCTGACTCTCCCTCCCCACTGTCTCTGTGCACCCACATTCCCCTGTCGGTTCATCACCTCCTCCTTTGTCCCTCTGATGCCCACACCCCACTTTAGGTCCCCTGGTCCTGTCTCAtgttctgtctctgtctttctcttgcatgctgtgtctccctctgtctgtcCTAGCTGATCAACCCTTGATTACATTCCTGTCTCTCACCATCCTGTCCTCACTCCCACAATATCCTGCTTCCCTTCTTGCTCCCTTGTATTTGTCACTCCCTCTGTCTCACCCACCATTATGAATCCTGTCCCTCTTGGTTCTTTCTTGCCCAAATGAGACTGTCCTCCATTTTCCACATGTACCACCACTATGTCCTTCAATTTCCCTACTCAGTAGCTCTGTCTCTAGGGCTGTGCTGTCCAGTAtagcagccactagccatatgcgGCTATTTGCATTTAAATCAGTTAAAACAAATTTAAGTTGAAAATTTGGTTCCTTAGTTGCaccagccacattttaagtgcttagTAGTCACCGTGGCTAGCGGCTACAGCAATGCAGATACGGAACACTTCCATTAACAGAGTTCTACTGAATAGCAATGCTCTAGAGCGCTCTGACTTTAGAGAGGTATCTGACTCAGTATCTTTTTAAAGCTCCTTCTAACTTTGGATCAGCTCTCCCTAGAGTTTGCTCTGACTCTAGATCAATCTCTTTAGACCTGTGAGGTCCAGTTTGGTAGCCCCCAGGCCCATGAAATGTTGTTAGGCCAAACTGAGAAGTGCTGTGAGTATAAATGCATACCGGATCTTGAAGCCTtagtaggaaaaaagaaaatgtaaaatgtcttattaataatatttcatatttattactTGTTGAAATGGTAACGTTTTCGATATCATGggctgaataaaatatattattgaactTAATGTCCCTATTCCTTTTTCATGCTGctactaaaatgtttaaaatcatgTGCATGGTTTGGGTTCTATGTCCACTGGACGGTCCTGCTCTAGATCTCTTCCCCTACTGTGACTCCAGTGCTCTCTCCTTTTTCTAGCTGTTTCTCTAGATCTACACTTCCTAATACAGCAGCCATGAGCCACATatggatatttaaatttaaaatgaaattaaaattacaaattaggTCCTCAGCCACAACAGACTTATTTAAAGTACTACACATGACTAGTGGCCACCATTGTGGACAGCA
This window harbors:
- the ELMO2 gene encoding engulfment and cell motility protein 2 isoform X5 gives rise to the protein MVDVSILQRSLAILESMVLNSQSLYQKIAEEITVGQLISHLQVSNQEIQTYAIALINALFLKAPEDKRQDKHLNPLDLPVTDMANAFAQKHLRSIILNHVIRGNRPIKTEMAHQLYVLQVLTFNLLEERMMTKMDPNDQAQRDIIFELRRIAFDAESDPSNAPGSGTEKRKAMYTKDYKMLGFTNHINPAMDFTQTPPGMLALDNMLYLAKVHQDTYIRIVLENSSREDKHECPFGRSAIELTKMLCEILQVGELPNEGRNDYHPMFFTHDRAFEELFGICIQLLNKTWKEMRATAEDFNKVMQVVREQITRALPSKPNSLDQFKSKLRSLSYSEILRLRQSERMSQDDFQSPPIVELREKIQPEILELIKQQRLNRLCEGSSFRKIGNRRRQERFWYCRLALNHKVLHYGDLDDNPQGEVTFESLQEKIPVADIKAIVTGKDCPHMKEKSALKQNKEVLELAFSILYDPDETLNFIAPNKYEYCIWIDGLSALLGKDMSSELTKSDLDTLLSMEMKLRLLDLENIQIPEAPPPIPKEPSSYDFVYHYG
- the ELMO2 gene encoding engulfment and cell motility protein 2 isoform X4, whose translation is MERTQSSNMETRLDAMKELAKLSADVTFATEFINMDGIIVLTRLVESGTKLLSHYSEMLAFTLTAFLELMDHGIVSWDMVSITFIKQIAGYVSQPMVDVSILQRSLAILESMVLNSQSLYQKIAEEITVGQLISHLQVSNQEIQTYAIALINALFLKAPEDKRQDMANAFAQKHLRSIILNHVIRGNRPIKTEMAHQLYVLQVLTFNLLEERMMTKMDPNDQAQRDIIFELRRIAFDAESDPSNAPGSGTEKRKAMYTKDYKMLGFTNHINPAMDFTQTPPGMLALDNMLYLAKVHQDTYIRIVLENSSREDKHECPFGRSAIELTKMLCEILQVGELPNEGRNDYHPMFFTHDRAFEELFGICIQLLNKTWKEMRATAEDFNKVMQVVREQITRALPSKPNSLDQFKSKLRSLSYSEILRLRQSERMSQDDFQSPPIVELREKIQPEILELIKQQRLNRLCEGSSFRKIGNRRRQERFWYCRLALNHKVLHYGDLDDNPQGEVTFESLQEKIPVADIKAIVTGKDCPHMKEKSALKQNKEVLELAFSILYDPDETLNFIAPNKYEYCIWIDGLSALLGKDMSSELTKSDLDTLLSMEMKLRLLDLENIQIPEAPPPIPKEPSSYDFVYHYG
- the ELMO2 gene encoding engulfment and cell motility protein 2 isoform X6, yielding MVDVSILQRSLAILESMVLNSQSLYQKIAEEITVGQLISHLQVSNQEIQTYAIALINALFLKAPEDKRQDMANAFAQKHLRSIILNHVIRGNRPIKTEMAHQLYVLQVLTFNLLEERMMTKMDPNDQAQRDIIFELRRIAFDAESDPSNAPGSGTEKRKAMYTKDYKMLGFTNHINPAMDFTQTPPGMLALDNMLYLAKVHQDTYIRIVLENSSREDKHECPFGRSAIELTKMLCEILQVGELPNEGRNDYHPMFFTHDRAFEELFGICIQLLNKTWKEMRATAEDFNKVMQVVREQITRALPSKPNSLDQFKSKLRSLSYSEILRLRQSERMSQDDFQSPPIVELREKIQPEILELIKQQRLNRLCEGSSFRKIGNRRRQERFWYCRLALNHKVLHYGDLDDNPQGEVTFESLQEKIPVADIKAIVTGKDCPHMKEKSALKQNKEVLELAFSILYDPDETLNFIAPNKYEYCIWIDGLSALLGKDMSSELTKSDLDTLLSMEMKLRLLDLENIQIPEAPPPIPKEPSSYDFVYHYG
- the ELMO2 gene encoding engulfment and cell motility protein 2 isoform X3, producing MERTQSSNMETRLDAMKELAKLSADVTFATEFINMDGIIVLTRLVESGTKLLSHYSEMLAFTLTAFLELMDHGIVSWDMVSITFIKQIAGYVSQPMVDVSILQRSLAILESMVLNSQSLYQKIAEEITVGQLISHLQVSNQEIQTYAIALINALFLKAPEDKRQDKHLNPLDLPVTDMANAFAQKHLRSIILNHVIRGNRPIKTEMAHQLYVLQVLTFNLLEERMMTKMDPNDQAQRDIIFELRRIAFDAESDPSNAPGSGTEKRKAMYTKDYKMLGFTNHINPAMDFTQTPPGMLALDNMLYLAKVHQDTYIRIVLENSSREDKHECPFGRSAIELTKMLCEILQVGELPNEGRNDYHPMFFTHDRAFEELFGICIQLLNKTWKEMRATAEDFNKVMQVVREQITRALPSKPNSLDQFKSKLRSLSYSEILRLRQSERMSQDDFQSPPIVELREKIQPEILELIKQQRLNRLCEGSSFRKIGNRRRQERFWYCRLALNHKVLHYGDLDDNPQGEVTFESLQEKIPVADIKAIVTGKDCPHMKEKSALKQNKEVLELAFSILYDPDETLNFIAPNKYEYCIWIDGLSALLGKDMSSELTKSDLDTLLSMEMKLRLLDLENIQIPEAPPPIPKEPSSYDFVYHYG